A genomic region of Cannabis sativa cultivar Pink pepper isolate KNU-18-1 chromosome 1, ASM2916894v1, whole genome shotgun sequence contains the following coding sequences:
- the LOC115706690 gene encoding protein TONNEAU 1b, with the protein MDDYTREMMDLKTLVTRTLEKKGVLAKIRAELRASVFEAIEEEDRVVEKEDGVPPALLGSCNDRAKQLHASPSGRLLTALICEYLEWAQLNHTMKVYLPECNLQKDFWKTELKEFSSKNGYDLNRNGDSGPLLLDVLEGFLKFENLSQARGTGRKLTTSETESVSSLDSRSSRRPSSSSVAGGLPPLGRSLPASQASDRRGGSSMSSYRKDEYNWRYDSDELPEEVIRASSALENLQLDRKARNLTTSWRHAGDGINEDDSRSDHM; encoded by the exons ATGGATGATTACACGAGGGAGATGATGGACCTCAAAACCCTAGTTACTCGCACTCTCGAGAAGAAGGGCGTCCTTGCCAAGATCCGG GCTGAGTTGAGAGCAAGTGTGTTTGAGGCAATTGAAGAAGAGGATCGTGTTGTCGAGAAGGAAGATGGTGTGCCTCCTGCTTTACTTGGGAGCTGTAATGATCGTGCTAAACAACTTCACGCGTCACCTTCAG GGAGGTTGCTGACTGCGTTGATATGTGAATACTTAGAATGGGCACAACTAAATCACACGATGAAAGTTTACCTTCCCGAGTGTAATTTG CAAAAAGATTTCTGGAAAACCGAATTGAAAGAATTTAGTAGCAAGAATGGGTATGATCTTAACAGAAACGGTGATAGTGGTCCTTTGCTTTTGGATGTGCTTGAAGGATTCTTGAAATTTGAG AATTTGTCTCAAGCAAGGGGTACTGGAAGAAAGCTAACCACTTCAGAAACAGAGTCTGTATCCAGTCTAGACTCTCGAAGTAGTCGAAGACCTTCCTCTTCATCTGTTGCCGGGGGCCTCCCTCCACTAGGAAG GTCTCTTCCTGCTTCCCAGGCATCTG ATAGGAGAGGTGGGTCTTCCATGTCAAGTTACAGGAAAGATGAGTATAATTGGAGATATGACAGTGATGAGCTTCCAGAGGAAGTAATTCGAGCATCATCTGCCCTGGAAAACCTTCAGCTAGATAGAAAAGCTCGAAATCTAACTACGTCTTGGCG